One Malus domestica chromosome 11, GDT2T_hap1 genomic region harbors:
- the LOC103440619 gene encoding ABC transporter G family member 23 — protein MAAVCFHQPRPSINADDSVILFSTSNSAEESTSPSSSSFYNSSPPPHHSHNPTYKLTVHKLSYTFHPKSGILPDSICQLVEQKPKPVSVLNSVSFAATSSEILAVVGPSGTGKSTLLRIISGRVKDKDFDPKCVSINDREISSPAQLRKICGFVTQEDNLLPLLTVKETLMFTAKFRLKGIDAKEREERVERLMQELGLVHVADSFVGDEENRGISGGERKRVSIGVDMIHDPPILLLDEPTSGLDSTSALQVIEMLSSMAKSKQRTVVLSIHQPSYRILYHISSFLILSLGSVVHNGSIELLEERIKQLGMQIPLQLNAIEFSMEIIQKLGDSYSRTDQISETENKEAYSYSSWREEEIAGADQPDSRKIGIAYFLNLYEILILCSRFWKIIYRTKQLFLARTMQAVVGGFGLASVYLKLRKDEEGATERLGLFAFSLSFLLSSTVEALPIYLQERRVLMKEASRGAYRISSYMIANTIVFLPFLFAVALLFAVPVYWLVGLNPSVGAFAFFTFVVWLIVLMASSLVLFLSAVSPDFISGNSLICTVLGAFFLFSGYFIPKESIPKYWLFMYYVSLYRYPLDTLLTNEYWSVRSECFSWHPQDLSHSNCLFTGNDVLKSRGLDKDTRWINVGVMFGFFLLYRVLCWIILSRRASKTRI, from the coding sequence ATGGCTGCCGTTTGCTTTCATCAACCACGGCCAAGCATCAACGCCGACGACTCGGTGATACTCTTTTCGACCTCAAACTCCGCTGAAGAATCCACCAgcccttcctcctcttctttctACAACTCATCACCTCCCCCTCACCATTCCCATAACCCTACTTACAAACTCACTGTCCATAAACTTTCCTACACCTTCCACCCTAAGTCGGGTATTCTACCGGATTCTATTTGCCAATTGGTGGAGCAAAAGCCGAAGCCAGTCAGCGTACTCAACTCGGTCTCTTTTGCTGCCACAAGTTCTGAAATTCTTGCCGTTGTTGGCCCAAGTGGTACTGGAAAATCTACCCTTCTTCGAATAATATCGGGGAGGGTCAAAGACAAAGATTTTGATCCGAAATGCGTTTCAATCAACGATCGCGAAATATCTAGTCCTGCTCAGTTGCGAAAGATATGTGGATTCGTTACGCAAGAAGATAATTTGCTTCCTTTGCTCACTGTGAAGGAAACTTTGATGTTTACTGCAAAGTTTAGGCTCAAAGGTATTGATGCaaaagagagggaagagagggTGGAGAGGTTAATGCAAGAACTCGGTCTTGTGCATGTCGCTGATAGTTTCGTTGGAGACGAAGAGAACAGAGGGATATCTGGTGGAGAGAGGAAAAGGGTATCAATTGGTGTTGATATGATTCATGACCCTCCAATTTTACTCCTCGATGAACCGACTTCTGGCCTAGACAGCACCTCGGCACTTCAGGTGATTGAGATGCTGTCTTCAATGGCAAAATCGAAGCAAAGAACTGTGGTTTTGTCAATACACCAACCCAGCTATAGAATTCTCTATCACATCTCTAGCTTTTTGATCCTCTCTCTCGGTTCTGTTGTCCATAACGGTAGCATTGAGTTACTCGAAGAAAGGATAAAACAATTGGGAATGCAGATTCCGTTGCAACTAAATGCAATAGAATTTTCCATGGAAATAATACAGAAACTGGGAGATTCGTATTCGAGAACTGATCAGATATCTGAGACAGAGAACAAAGAAGCATACTCCTACTCCTCATGGCGAGAAGAAGAAATTGCTGGCGCAGATCAACCTGATAGCAGAAAAATTGGTATtgcatattttttaaatttgtatgaAATTCTGATTTTGTGCTCAAGATTTTGGAAGATCATTTACAGAACGAAGCAGCTGTTCTTGGCTCGAACAATGCAAGCTGTTGTGGGAGGATTTGGGTTGGCAAGCGTATACTTGAAACTGAGGAAGGACGAAGAAGGAGCAACAGAGCGGTTAGGTCTCTTTGCCTTCAGCCTCAGCTTTCTCCTGTCTTCTACAGTTGAGGCACTACCAATATACCTTCAAGAGCGGCGAGTTTTAATGAAGGAAGCCTCGAGAGGAGCCTACAGAATATCATCTTACATGATTGCCAATACCATTGTCTTCCTACCCTTCTTGTTTGCAGTGGCTCTTCTCTTTGCCGTTCCTGTGTATTGGCTAGTAGGACTCAATCCTTCCGTTGGGGCCTTTGCTTTTTTCACTTTTGTGGTTTGGCTCATCGTGCTGATGGCTAGTTCTCTGGTGCTCTTTCTGAGTGCAGTCTCCCCTGACTTCATATCAGGAAATTCTCTTATCTGCACGGTCCTTGGAGCCTTCTTTCTCTTCTCCGGGTACTTCATTCCGAAAGAGAGCATACCGAAATACTGGCTCTTCATGTACTATGTTTCCCTTTATAGGTATCCATTAGACACTTTGCTGACAAACGAGTACTGGAGCGTTAGAAGTGAGTGCTTCTCTTGGCATCCTCAGGATCTCAGTCATTCAAACTGTTTGTTCACTGGGAATGATGTGTTGAAGAGTAGGGGACTGGACAAGGACACCAGGTGGATCAATGTGGGCGTCATGTTCGGCTTCTTTTTACTCTACCGTGTTCTTTGTTGGATAATACTATCTCGAAGGGCTTCGAAAACAAGAATCTAA